One part of the Malus sylvestris chromosome 2, drMalSylv7.2, whole genome shotgun sequence genome encodes these proteins:
- the LOC126597027 gene encoding probable LRR receptor-like serine/threonine-protein kinase At4g29180 isoform X7, translating to MKMSTGFFLLLLLMLCASSVRAQRRIDFISIDCGSPSKLYEDTDTNITYSPDGDYIDTGINQNISSEFMYPKNPNLPLPLSDLRSFPQGNKNCYTLKPEAGNGSLNLIRATFLYGNYDGENKLPEFDLYLGVNFWSTVRFENASDIVTKEILGFAESNTVDICLINKGLGTPFISALEFRPLNGSTYGTEFGTSASLVLIERLDIGQGNGTGRYGDDVYDRIWSRHSSPSWDPVSTSSSITTYENGYRVPLEVIRTAATPQNASEPLDLYWNTTDMNAQFYVFMYFAEVEKLGKNQSRKFNISLNGSPLFGPFTPRYLQADVISNSRVLVGKDHEISLHKTEDSSLPPILNAVEVFQVMQLVESPTYGEDADAIKNVKTTYQIKKIWAGDPCGPRNFSWEGLECNYSISLPRIISLNLSSSNLSGIIAASIANLSSLESLDLSNNNLTGPVPQFLEELKSLTLLNLKGNQLSGSVPNALRERSEAGLLVLSVDTKNLCGSGSCKKKKKIVAPIVASLVAALAVVIVLMLVWKLRRKRESGTEAEPFNKTAIASKKCQFTHEEVLDITKNLQTSIGKGGFGTVYHGCMKDGTQVAVKMLSASSTQGPREFQTEAELLMRIHHRNLASFIGYCDDANNLALIYEYMANGNLKNSLSDAERSSQMTWETRLHIAIDAAQGLEYLHHGCKPPIVHRDVKTANILLSENLEAKIADFGLSKVFASDIETQVVSTVMGTAGYLDPEYYNCQRLNEKSDVYSFGVVLLELITGQPAVIKSDEVIHIVTWVSSELEKRELKSVVDQRMQEEFDEHSVWKALEIAMACTTSTSQHRVTMDVVLSELKNCLEMELSRHRERTPTSTEELRAAFGPYNHSSPEGLTMYTDSTNVDSMTRPFPR from the exons atgaaaatGTCAACTGggttcttcctcctcctccttttgATGCTCTGTGCAAGTTCAGTTCGTGCGCAGCGCCGGATAG ACTTCATAAGCATAGATTGTGGTTCTCCCTCGAAGCTCTACGAAGACACGGATACGAACATAACATACTCACCGGATGGAGATTACATAGACACAGGGATAAACCAGAACATCTCTTCTGAATTCATGTATCCAAAGAATCCCAACCTCCCCTTACCTCTCTCCGACCTCAGGAGTTTCCCTCAAGGAAACAAAAATTGCTATACGTTGAAACCCGAAGCAGGAAATGGCAGTTTGAATTTGATTAGAGCTACCTTCTTGTATGGAAACTACGATGGAGAAAACAAGTTGCCGGAATTTGATCTCTACCTCGGCGTCAACTTTTGGTCGACAGTGAGGTTTGAAAATGCTTCAGATATTGTTACCAAGGAGATTTTAGGTTTTGCAGAATCAAATACCGTGGACATTTGTCTAATAAATAAAGGGTTGGGAACTCCTTTCATTTCGGCGTTGGAATTTAGACCGCTTAATGGCTCAACTTATGGTACTGAATTTGGGACTTCTGCATCATTAGTACTCATTGAAAGACTGGACATTGGACAAGGCAATGGAACAGGTCGATATGGAGATGATGTTTATGATCGCATTTGGTCACGTCACAGTTCACCTTCTTGGGATCCAGTTAGTACTTCTTCGTCGATTACTACCTATGAGAACGGATATAGAGTGCCATTGGAAGTAATCCGGACTGCAGCTACACCTCAGAATGCAAGTGAACCTTTAGATTTGTACTGGAACACAACTGACATGAATGctcagttttatgtttttatgtacTTTGCTGAAGTGGAGAAACTTGGGAAGAATCAGTCAAGAAAATTCAATATATCATTGAATGGTTCTCCATTGTTTGGACCATTCACTCCCCGTTACTTACAGGCAGACGTGATATCTAATTCAAGAGTTCTGGTGGGAAAGGATCACGAAATTTCTTTACACAAGACAGAGGACTCTTCCCTTCCACCGATTCTGAATGCTGTTGAAGTTTTCCAAGTTATGCAGCTGGTTGAATCACCTACTTATGGTGAAGATG CTGATGCCATAAAGAACGTCAAAACTacatatcaaataaaaaaaatctgggCTGGTGATCCTTGTGGACCTAGGAATTTCTCTTGGGAAGGACTAGAATGCAACTACAGCATTTCGCTTCCTCGGATTATTTCCCT AAACTTGAGTTCAAGCAATTTGAGTGGGATAATAGCTGCTTCCATTGCCAATCTCTCATCACTCGAGTCCTT AGATTTGTCGAACAATAACCTAACCGGGCCAGTGCCTCAGTTCTTGGAAGAACTAAAGTCGCTCACTCTCTT GAATTTGAAGGGCAATCAATTGTCTGGTTCGGTTCCAAATGCTCTTCGCGAGAGATCGGAAGCTGGATTACTTGTACTGAG TGTGGATACCAAAAATCTTTGTGGCTCGGGTTCAtgcaaaaagaagaagaaaattgttGCTCCAATAGTTGCGTCGTTAGTAGCAGCACTAGCAGTCGTTATAGTGCTGATGCTAGTATGGAAattgagaagaaaaagagaatcaGGTAC AGAAGCAGAACCCTTCAACAAAACAGCTATAGCATCAAAGAAGTGCCAGTTTACTCATGAGGAGGTTTTAGATATCACCAAAAACTTACAAACCTCGATCGGGAAAGGAGGATTTGGGACTGTGTACCATGGTTGCATGAAAGACGGAACCCAAGTTGCGGTAAAAATGCTTTCTGCATCATCAACTCAAGGACCTAGGGAGTTCCAAACAGAG GCTGAGCTCCTGATGAGAATCCATCATAGAAACTTGGCCTCGTTTATTGGATACTGTGATGATGCGAACAACTTGGCACTTATATACGAGTACATGGCTAATGGCAACCTAAAAAACTCTCTCTcag ATGCAGAAAGGAGTTCACAGATGACATGGGAAACGAGACTTCATATAGCAATCGATGCTGCACAAG GTCTCGAGTACTTGCATCACGGATGCAAGCCGCCTATTGTCCACAGAGATGTGAAGACAGCCAACATTCTCTTAAGCGAAAACTTGGAAGCTAAAATAGCAGATTTCGGTCTTTCCAAGGTTTTTGCTAGTGACATTGAGACTCAAGTGGTCAGCACAGTCATGGGAACAGCCGGATATCTTGATCCAGA ATACTACAATTGCCAAAGGCTGAATGAAAAGAGTGATGTGTATAGTTTTGGGGTAGTTCTATTAGAGCTAATCACCGGCCAACCTGCAGTGATAAAAAGTGATGAAGTAATCCACATAGTAACGTGGGTGAGTTCTGAGCTCGAAAAAAGGGAACTAAAAAGTGTTGTGGatcaaaggatgcaagaagagtTCGATGAGCATTCGGTCTGGAAAGCGTTAGAGATAGCAATGGCGTGCACAACCTCTACCTCTCAACACAGAGTCACAATGGATGTTGTATTGTCTGAGCTCAAAAATTGCTTGGAAATGGAGTTGTCTAGGCATCGAGAAAGAACTCCAACATCAACAGAAGAGCTTCGCGCTGCGTTTGGGCCATATAATCATAGTTCAC
- the LOC126597027 gene encoding probable LRR receptor-like serine/threonine-protein kinase At4g29180 isoform X6 — protein MKMSTGFFLLLLLMLCASSVRAQRRIDFISIDCGSPSKLYEDTDTNITYSPDGDYIDTGINQNISSEFMYPKNPNLPLPLSDLRSFPQGNKNCYTLKPEAGNGSLNLIRATFLYGNYDGENKLPEFDLYLGVNFWSTVRFENASDIVTKEILGFAESNTVDICLINKGLGTPFISALEFRPLNGSTYGTEFGTSASLVLIERLDIGQGNGTGRYGDDVYDRIWSRHSSPSWDPVSTSSSITTYENGYRVPLEVIRTAATPQNASEPLDLYWNTTDMNAQFYVFMYFAEVEKLGKNQSRKFNISLNGSPLFGPFTPRYLQADVISNSRVLVGKDHEISLHKTEDSSLPPILNAVEVFQVMQLVESPTYGEDADAIKNVKTTYQIKKIWAGDPCGPRNFSWEGLECNYSISLPRIISLNLSSSNLSGIIAASIANLSSLESLDLSNNNLTGPVPQFLEELKSLTLLNLKGNQLSGSVPNALRERSEAGLLVLSVDTKNLCGSGSCKKKKKIVAPIVASLVAALAVVIVLMLVWKLRRKRESGTEAEPFNKTAIASKKCQFTHEEVLDITKNLQTSIGKGGFGTVYHGCMKDGTQVAVKMLSASSTQGPREFQTEAELLMRIHHRNLASFIGYCDDANNLALIYEYMANGNLKNSLSDAERSSQMTWETRLHIAIDAAQGLEYLHHGCKPPIVHRDVKTANILLSENLEAKIADFGLSKVFASDIETQVVSTVMGTAGYLDPEYYNCQRLNEKSDVYSFGVVLLELITGQPAVIKSDEVIHIVTWVSSELEKRELKSVVDQRMQEEFDEHSVWKALEIAMACTTSTSQHRVTMDVVLSELKNCLEMELSRHRERTPTSTEELRAAFGPYNHSSPEVLSMCTDSTNVDSVTGPFPR, from the exons atgaaaatGTCAACTGggttcttcctcctcctccttttgATGCTCTGTGCAAGTTCAGTTCGTGCGCAGCGCCGGATAG ACTTCATAAGCATAGATTGTGGTTCTCCCTCGAAGCTCTACGAAGACACGGATACGAACATAACATACTCACCGGATGGAGATTACATAGACACAGGGATAAACCAGAACATCTCTTCTGAATTCATGTATCCAAAGAATCCCAACCTCCCCTTACCTCTCTCCGACCTCAGGAGTTTCCCTCAAGGAAACAAAAATTGCTATACGTTGAAACCCGAAGCAGGAAATGGCAGTTTGAATTTGATTAGAGCTACCTTCTTGTATGGAAACTACGATGGAGAAAACAAGTTGCCGGAATTTGATCTCTACCTCGGCGTCAACTTTTGGTCGACAGTGAGGTTTGAAAATGCTTCAGATATTGTTACCAAGGAGATTTTAGGTTTTGCAGAATCAAATACCGTGGACATTTGTCTAATAAATAAAGGGTTGGGAACTCCTTTCATTTCGGCGTTGGAATTTAGACCGCTTAATGGCTCAACTTATGGTACTGAATTTGGGACTTCTGCATCATTAGTACTCATTGAAAGACTGGACATTGGACAAGGCAATGGAACAGGTCGATATGGAGATGATGTTTATGATCGCATTTGGTCACGTCACAGTTCACCTTCTTGGGATCCAGTTAGTACTTCTTCGTCGATTACTACCTATGAGAACGGATATAGAGTGCCATTGGAAGTAATCCGGACTGCAGCTACACCTCAGAATGCAAGTGAACCTTTAGATTTGTACTGGAACACAACTGACATGAATGctcagttttatgtttttatgtacTTTGCTGAAGTGGAGAAACTTGGGAAGAATCAGTCAAGAAAATTCAATATATCATTGAATGGTTCTCCATTGTTTGGACCATTCACTCCCCGTTACTTACAGGCAGACGTGATATCTAATTCAAGAGTTCTGGTGGGAAAGGATCACGAAATTTCTTTACACAAGACAGAGGACTCTTCCCTTCCACCGATTCTGAATGCTGTTGAAGTTTTCCAAGTTATGCAGCTGGTTGAATCACCTACTTATGGTGAAGATG CTGATGCCATAAAGAACGTCAAAACTacatatcaaataaaaaaaatctgggCTGGTGATCCTTGTGGACCTAGGAATTTCTCTTGGGAAGGACTAGAATGCAACTACAGCATTTCGCTTCCTCGGATTATTTCCCT AAACTTGAGTTCAAGCAATTTGAGTGGGATAATAGCTGCTTCCATTGCCAATCTCTCATCACTCGAGTCCTT AGATTTGTCGAACAATAACCTAACCGGGCCAGTGCCTCAGTTCTTGGAAGAACTAAAGTCGCTCACTCTCTT GAATTTGAAGGGCAATCAATTGTCTGGTTCGGTTCCAAATGCTCTTCGCGAGAGATCGGAAGCTGGATTACTTGTACTGAG TGTGGATACCAAAAATCTTTGTGGCTCGGGTTCAtgcaaaaagaagaagaaaattgttGCTCCAATAGTTGCGTCGTTAGTAGCAGCACTAGCAGTCGTTATAGTGCTGATGCTAGTATGGAAattgagaagaaaaagagaatcaGGTAC AGAAGCAGAACCCTTCAACAAAACAGCTATAGCATCAAAGAAGTGCCAGTTTACTCATGAGGAGGTTTTAGATATCACCAAAAACTTACAAACCTCGATCGGGAAAGGAGGATTTGGGACTGTGTACCATGGTTGCATGAAAGACGGAACCCAAGTTGCGGTAAAAATGCTTTCTGCATCATCAACTCAAGGACCTAGGGAGTTCCAAACAGAG GCTGAGCTCCTGATGAGAATCCATCATAGAAACTTGGCCTCGTTTATTGGATACTGTGATGATGCGAACAACTTGGCACTTATATACGAGTACATGGCTAATGGCAACCTAAAAAACTCTCTCTcag ATGCAGAAAGGAGTTCACAGATGACATGGGAAACGAGACTTCATATAGCAATCGATGCTGCACAAG GTCTCGAGTACTTGCATCACGGATGCAAGCCGCCTATTGTCCACAGAGATGTGAAGACAGCCAACATTCTCTTAAGCGAAAACTTGGAAGCTAAAATAGCAGATTTCGGTCTTTCCAAGGTTTTTGCTAGTGACATTGAGACTCAAGTGGTCAGCACAGTCATGGGAACAGCCGGATATCTTGATCCAGA ATACTACAATTGCCAAAGGCTGAATGAAAAGAGTGATGTGTATAGTTTTGGGGTAGTTCTATTAGAGCTAATCACCGGCCAACCTGCAGTGATAAAAAGTGATGAAGTAATCCACATAGTAACGTGGGTGAGTTCTGAGCTCGAAAAAAGGGAACTAAAAAGTGTTGTGGatcaaaggatgcaagaagagtTCGATGAGCATTCGGTCTGGAAAGCGTTAGAGATAGCAATGGCGTGCACAACCTCTACCTCTCAACACAGAGTCACAATGGATGTTGTATTGTCTGAGCTCAAAAATTGCTTGGAAATGGAGTTGTCTAGGCATCGAGAAAGAACTCCAACATCAACAGAAGAGCTTCGCGCTGCGTTTGGGCCATATAATCATAGTTCACCTGAAGTTCTCTCCATGTGTACAGATTCCACAAATGTTGATTCCGTGACCGGACCGTTTCCTAGGTAA
- the LOC126597027 gene encoding probable LRR receptor-like serine/threonine-protein kinase At4g29180 isoform X9, with the protein MKMSTGFFLLLLLMLCASSVRAQRRIDFISIDCGSPSKLYEDTDTNITYSPDGDYIDTGINQNISSEFMYPKNPNLPLPLSDLRSFPQGNKNCYTLKPEAGNGSLNLIRATFLYGNYDGENKLPEFDLYLGVNFWSTVRFENASDIVTKEILGFAESNTVDICLINKGLGTPFISALEFRPLNGSTYGTEFGTSASLVLIERLDIGQGNGTGRYGDDVYDRIWSRHSSPSWDPVSTSSSITTYENGYRVPLEVIRTAATPQNASEPLDLYWNTTDMNAQFYVFMYFAEVEKLGKNQSRKFNISLNGSPLFGPFTPRYLQADVISNSRVLVGKDHEISLHKTEDSSLPPILNAVEVFQVMQLVESPTYGEDADAIKNVKTTYQIKKIWAGDPCGPRNFSWEGLECNYSISLPRIISLNLSSSNLSGIIAASIANLSSLESLDLSNNNLTGPVPQFLEELKSLTLLNLKGNQLSGSVPNALRERSEAGLLVLSVDTKNLCGSGSCKKKKKIVAPIVASLVAALAVVIVLMLVWKLRRKRESGTEAEPFNKTAIASKKCQFTHEEVLDITKNLQTSIGKGGFGTVYHGCMKDGTQVAVKMLSASSTQGPREFQTEAELLMRIHHRNLASFIGYCDDANNLALIYEYMANGNLKNSLSDAERSSQMTWETRLHIAIDAAQGLEYLHHGCKPPIVHRDVKTANILLSENLEAKIADFGLSKVFASDIETQVVSTVMGTAGYLDPEYYNCQRLNEKSDVYSFGVVLLELITGQPAVIKSDEVIHIVTWVSSELEKRELKSVVDQRMQEEFDEHSVWKALEIAMACTTSTSQDRVTMDVVLSELKYCLEMELSRHRERTPTSTEELRPAFGPYNHGSPEGLTMYTDSTNVDSMTRPFPR; encoded by the exons atgaaaatGTCAACTGggttcttcctcctcctccttttgATGCTCTGTGCAAGTTCAGTTCGTGCGCAGCGCCGGATAG ACTTCATAAGCATAGATTGTGGTTCTCCCTCGAAGCTCTACGAAGACACGGATACGAACATAACATACTCACCGGATGGAGATTACATAGACACAGGGATAAACCAGAACATCTCTTCTGAATTCATGTATCCAAAGAATCCCAACCTCCCCTTACCTCTCTCCGACCTCAGGAGTTTCCCTCAAGGAAACAAAAATTGCTATACGTTGAAACCCGAAGCAGGAAATGGCAGTTTGAATTTGATTAGAGCTACCTTCTTGTATGGAAACTACGATGGAGAAAACAAGTTGCCGGAATTTGATCTCTACCTCGGCGTCAACTTTTGGTCGACAGTGAGGTTTGAAAATGCTTCAGATATTGTTACCAAGGAGATTTTAGGTTTTGCAGAATCAAATACCGTGGACATTTGTCTAATAAATAAAGGGTTGGGAACTCCTTTCATTTCGGCGTTGGAATTTAGACCGCTTAATGGCTCAACTTATGGTACTGAATTTGGGACTTCTGCATCATTAGTACTCATTGAAAGACTGGACATTGGACAAGGCAATGGAACAGGTCGATATGGAGATGATGTTTATGATCGCATTTGGTCACGTCACAGTTCACCTTCTTGGGATCCAGTTAGTACTTCTTCGTCGATTACTACCTATGAGAACGGATATAGAGTGCCATTGGAAGTAATCCGGACTGCAGCTACACCTCAGAATGCAAGTGAACCTTTAGATTTGTACTGGAACACAACTGACATGAATGctcagttttatgtttttatgtacTTTGCTGAAGTGGAGAAACTTGGGAAGAATCAGTCAAGAAAATTCAATATATCATTGAATGGTTCTCCATTGTTTGGACCATTCACTCCCCGTTACTTACAGGCAGACGTGATATCTAATTCAAGAGTTCTGGTGGGAAAGGATCACGAAATTTCTTTACACAAGACAGAGGACTCTTCCCTTCCACCGATTCTGAATGCTGTTGAAGTTTTCCAAGTTATGCAGCTGGTTGAATCACCTACTTATGGTGAAGATG CTGATGCCATAAAGAACGTCAAAACTacatatcaaataaaaaaaatctgggCTGGTGATCCTTGTGGACCTAGGAATTTCTCTTGGGAAGGACTAGAATGCAACTACAGCATTTCGCTTCCTCGGATTATTTCCCT AAACTTGAGTTCAAGCAATTTGAGTGGGATAATAGCTGCTTCCATTGCCAATCTCTCATCACTCGAGTCCTT AGATTTGTCGAACAATAACCTAACCGGGCCAGTGCCTCAGTTCTTGGAAGAACTAAAGTCGCTCACTCTCTT GAATTTGAAGGGCAATCAATTGTCTGGTTCGGTTCCAAATGCTCTTCGCGAGAGATCGGAAGCTGGATTACTTGTACTGAG TGTGGATACCAAAAATCTTTGTGGCTCGGGTTCAtgcaaaaagaagaagaaaattgttGCTCCAATAGTTGCGTCGTTAGTAGCAGCACTAGCAGTCGTTATAGTGCTGATGCTAGTATGGAAattgagaagaaaaagagaatcaGGTAC AGAAGCAGAACCCTTCAACAAAACAGCTATAGCATCAAAGAAGTGCCAGTTTACTCATGAGGAGGTTTTAGATATCACCAAAAACTTACAAACCTCGATCGGGAAAGGAGGATTTGGGACTGTGTACCATGGTTGCATGAAAGACGGAACCCAAGTTGCGGTAAAAATGCTTTCTGCATCATCAACTCAAGGACCTAGGGAGTTCCAAACAGAG GCTGAGCTCCTGATGAGAATCCATCATAGAAACTTGGCCTCGTTTATTGGATACTGTGATGATGCGAACAACTTGGCACTTATATACGAGTACATGGCTAATGGCAACCTAAAAAACTCTCTCTcag ATGCAGAAAGGAGTTCACAGATGACATGGGAAACGAGACTTCATATAGCAATCGATGCTGCACAAG GTCTCGAGTACTTGCATCACGGATGCAAGCCGCCTATTGTCCACAGAGATGTGAAGACAGCCAACATTCTCTTAAGCGAAAACTTGGAAGCTAAAATAGCAGATTTCGGTCTTTCCAAGGTTTTTGCTAGTGACATTGAGACTCAAGTGGTCAGCACAGTCATGGGAACAGCCGGATATCTTGATCCAGA ATACTACAATTGCCAAAGGCTGAATGAAAAGAGTGATGTGTATAGTTTTGGGGTAGTTCTATTAGAGCTAATCACCGGCCAACCTGCAGTGATAAAAAGTGATGAAGTAATCCACATAGTAACGTGGGTGAGTTCTGAGCTCGAAAAAAGGGAACTAAAAAGTGTTGTGGatcaaaggatgcaagaagagtTCGATGAGCATTCGGTCTGGAAAGCGTTAGAGATAGCAATGGCGTGCACAACCTCTAC